One genomic segment of Rubripirellula tenax includes these proteins:
- a CDS encoding outer membrane protein assembly factor BamB family protein, with translation MIISNSSSQVRSQFWVAGTLGVIAVIAGILSPASALAQGFLRPITGAQSGRFIEPPRAIEQQLRDADRALGEKRYSDAVVALGDLLSRDAEQMDESDLTGQDFFLGADEAVVGTPLQMSLFRAAREMIASLPSAAMETYELRYGSIAKKSLIAASENRDWEQVREVRRRFFHTRAGYEASWLLAQREIYSGHPLAASVLLDDVVTHPGAIKHLGNGVTLLHASACRLADRNVPELGVGVVTLAGKEETIPATDDQVNWLARHSAQLPNYAAAETSDYPMFGSTPSRNGGSAGQLPLTNLRWMLNTTASPRQERTLRDVANELTTSGKLPPPTWMPIRVGEQLLMRTTERLVGVDYRTGKRLWTYPWQTAFETAESEDVAFDELTGEDDASDLLTQRVWNDVPYGQVTSDGERVFMLSDLGEVEMASLSPMINLRGTRPADTSTNTLVALEMATEGKLLWRLGSGADENSPLSDAFFLGPPLPVDGRLYVMAEIAGDINLSCLDPATGKEIWRQHLVAVESGGIDTDPIRRIAGAMPTYHEGVLVCPTGAGSTVAIDLGDRMLRWGMMYERNTEMVRAFNGRGAGMDASHLMQRWDNGTAIAEGQTVLVTPIEADRLFGFDLLSGRPLFPEKNRVEMRYLAGIRDGHFLVVGSNQVRAFAIDENGTNTWTTRDLMTAGQQTAGRGVFGDGNYLVPTTTNQLVLISLDDGSVIERRNTRYPLGNLVAIDGEVIVQSPTALSVAFGEATLEPIVNRMLSENPDDFEALVRKSELLIQRNQRSEALELLERARQMQPDNDEVQMLSVSAMLGLLRDDAEVDPGLVEALEALIDRPAQRAELMSLRIRTSLSNGSYVEAAQRLIDFSTLVVSEPMLESVSDQVINDPSRQCTMDSWLAARSAEIANSASADDLAKVNQLLSKLMESRRQSSTTLVDRIYHHFRPFDGVKGLRDELIDRYQSTGEFLKWERLILGSRVASPQSLESWSAEDKIGLARLYAEARFGRDAVAILDATSNDESESPEIASLRKVARASIGVPQWPNNVDVSWDSRQIRTRFGSNAQRLSKTQVLMGEQFQGWQLISDAATPLALRDPSGVPRMIPIETMRQGDDIDKEAMISGGAMLVLMPSGLVLVDLNHVIAGSGESLMWQRNLSGDGSPIANRRGIQTPFGDQVIHYHLKSTAASKVIPEFSLGPVIGDRVLMLQGGDLVAIDLISKETLWRNSTAPKSGVVLSDGTRCVVVSSATSEVVSFDLLDGRRLDRRPWPYGEVWEAAGSHVLAYRQLDDEVSLELSLVNPLTDQVLLSETTYSSNGSGPDSTVSYGQIVDGRYLALMRSRGESLLWDLVTGQEIGRPKLPDFDDMKGFHAMRLRDQMIFLPKRQVDRPRTQTVEQLQTADGAAHQTAHGVYAVSMDDGAVRWGQEFEKPWGCTLTQAADTPILLLTRSPFTYSIPSRKKYLDVLALDVLDGKPLFEKSGKPILSGNNELEVRLTVQEPLGQVIAQIGPEMLAFKFGLTENPASQPSDQTQPATEPEDSPALQ, from the coding sequence GTGATCATTTCGAATTCGTCTTCTCAGGTTCGATCGCAATTTTGGGTTGCCGGGACGTTAGGAGTCATCGCCGTCATTGCGGGAATCTTGAGTCCGGCTTCCGCGTTGGCGCAAGGCTTTTTGCGTCCCATCACGGGCGCCCAATCAGGACGTTTTATTGAACCTCCGCGTGCGATCGAACAGCAGTTACGTGATGCTGACCGCGCATTGGGGGAAAAGCGTTACAGCGACGCCGTCGTGGCACTGGGTGACTTGCTCTCTCGTGACGCCGAACAGATGGACGAGTCCGACCTTACCGGGCAAGACTTTTTTCTTGGCGCAGACGAAGCCGTTGTTGGAACGCCGTTGCAAATGAGTCTGTTTCGCGCGGCGCGTGAAATGATCGCTAGCCTTCCGTCGGCTGCGATGGAAACTTATGAACTGCGTTACGGGTCGATCGCAAAAAAATCACTGATCGCGGCCAGCGAGAATCGTGACTGGGAACAAGTCCGTGAAGTCCGACGTCGTTTCTTTCACACGCGTGCCGGTTACGAGGCGTCGTGGTTGTTGGCGCAACGCGAGATTTATAGCGGACATCCATTGGCGGCTTCGGTCCTATTGGACGATGTTGTCACCCATCCCGGCGCTATCAAGCATTTGGGAAACGGCGTGACCTTGCTGCATGCATCGGCGTGTCGTTTGGCGGATCGAAATGTTCCCGAACTGGGCGTCGGCGTCGTCACGCTGGCCGGCAAAGAAGAGACGATTCCGGCTACGGACGATCAAGTGAATTGGCTTGCCAGGCATAGCGCACAACTGCCCAATTACGCGGCGGCAGAGACGTCGGATTACCCGATGTTTGGATCAACGCCCAGCCGTAACGGTGGCTCCGCCGGACAATTACCGTTGACGAATCTGCGCTGGATGTTGAACACCACAGCGAGCCCGCGCCAAGAGCGGACACTCCGAGACGTCGCGAACGAGTTGACGACCAGCGGGAAGTTGCCACCGCCGACATGGATGCCGATTCGAGTCGGCGAGCAGTTGCTGATGCGAACGACTGAGCGATTGGTGGGCGTCGACTATCGCACGGGAAAACGCCTGTGGACGTATCCCTGGCAAACCGCATTCGAAACCGCCGAAAGTGAAGATGTGGCGTTCGACGAATTGACTGGCGAAGACGATGCCAGCGATCTGCTGACCCAACGCGTGTGGAATGACGTGCCCTACGGTCAAGTCACCAGCGACGGCGAGCGAGTTTTCATGCTCAGTGATCTCGGTGAAGTCGAGATGGCGTCGTTGAGTCCGATGATCAATTTGCGAGGTACGCGCCCGGCCGACACTAGCACCAACACGTTGGTGGCGCTCGAAATGGCAACGGAGGGCAAGTTGCTATGGCGGCTGGGTTCCGGGGCCGATGAGAATTCGCCGCTCTCCGACGCATTCTTTTTGGGTCCGCCGCTGCCCGTTGACGGCCGACTCTATGTGATGGCTGAGATCGCAGGTGACATTAACCTGTCGTGTTTGGACCCGGCGACCGGCAAGGAAATATGGCGACAACACTTGGTTGCCGTGGAATCGGGTGGGATCGATACGGATCCGATCCGACGGATCGCGGGCGCGATGCCGACGTACCACGAAGGCGTACTGGTCTGCCCCACCGGCGCCGGATCGACGGTCGCAATCGACCTTGGCGATCGGATGCTGCGTTGGGGCATGATGTATGAACGAAATACAGAAATGGTCCGCGCGTTCAACGGTCGCGGCGCGGGGATGGACGCCAGCCATTTGATGCAGCGTTGGGACAACGGAACTGCGATCGCAGAAGGTCAAACCGTTCTGGTCACGCCGATCGAAGCCGACCGCCTATTCGGTTTCGACTTGTTGTCCGGCAGACCCTTGTTCCCCGAAAAAAATCGCGTCGAAATGCGGTACTTGGCCGGTATCCGTGACGGACATTTTCTTGTCGTCGGCAGCAACCAAGTTCGTGCGTTCGCGATCGATGAAAACGGAACAAACACTTGGACGACTCGCGATCTGATGACCGCCGGTCAACAGACCGCAGGACGTGGCGTTTTTGGCGATGGCAACTACTTAGTGCCTACGACAACGAACCAATTGGTTTTGATTTCGCTCGACGATGGATCGGTCATCGAGCGGAGGAACACTCGGTATCCACTGGGCAACTTGGTCGCAATCGATGGCGAAGTGATCGTGCAGAGCCCGACGGCTTTGTCGGTTGCGTTCGGCGAAGCAACGCTGGAACCGATCGTCAATCGAATGCTCTCAGAAAACCCGGATGACTTCGAAGCGTTAGTGCGAAAGTCAGAACTCTTGATCCAACGAAACCAACGCAGCGAAGCGTTGGAACTGCTCGAACGAGCACGACAGATGCAACCCGATAACGACGAAGTCCAAATGCTTAGCGTTTCCGCGATGCTTGGACTGTTGCGAGATGACGCCGAAGTTGATCCGGGATTGGTCGAAGCATTGGAAGCACTGATCGATCGCCCCGCTCAACGTGCCGAGCTGATGTCGCTTCGCATTCGCACATCACTTTCCAACGGATCCTATGTCGAAGCGGCACAGCGATTGATCGACTTTTCGACGCTGGTGGTTTCTGAGCCCATGCTGGAATCGGTCTCGGACCAAGTCATCAATGACCCGTCGCGACAATGCACCATGGACAGCTGGTTGGCGGCGAGGTCGGCTGAAATTGCGAATTCGGCATCGGCCGACGACTTAGCGAAGGTTAACCAACTCCTTTCCAAATTGATGGAATCGCGTCGCCAGTCATCAACGACTCTCGTCGACCGAATCTACCATCACTTTCGCCCTTTCGACGGCGTCAAGGGACTTCGCGACGAGCTGATCGATCGATATCAATCGACCGGCGAGTTTTTGAAATGGGAACGACTGATACTGGGTTCTCGCGTTGCATCCCCCCAATCGCTCGAGTCATGGTCCGCCGAAGACAAAATCGGATTGGCACGACTCTACGCCGAGGCTCGGTTCGGACGGGACGCGGTCGCCATCCTTGATGCGACATCGAACGACGAATCCGAGTCTCCAGAAATTGCGTCACTACGAAAAGTGGCCCGTGCCAGCATTGGGGTTCCCCAATGGCCCAACAACGTTGACGTCTCCTGGGACTCGCGTCAAATACGAACGCGATTCGGCAGCAACGCCCAACGGTTGTCAAAAACGCAAGTCTTGATGGGAGAACAATTCCAAGGTTGGCAATTGATCAGCGACGCCGCGACGCCGCTTGCCCTTCGCGACCCGTCGGGTGTACCGCGAATGATTCCCATTGAAACGATGCGGCAAGGTGACGACATCGACAAGGAAGCCATGATCAGCGGCGGCGCGATGTTGGTGTTGATGCCCAGTGGCTTGGTACTTGTCGATCTGAATCACGTGATCGCCGGCAGCGGCGAATCGTTGATGTGGCAACGCAACCTATCCGGTGACGGCAGCCCGATCGCTAACCGACGTGGGATCCAAACTCCGTTCGGCGATCAAGTGATTCACTATCACTTGAAATCGACGGCAGCGTCCAAAGTCATTCCCGAATTTTCGCTCGGTCCGGTTATCGGCGATCGAGTGCTGATGCTGCAGGGCGGCGACTTGGTGGCGATTGATTTGATATCCAAGGAAACACTCTGGCGTAATTCGACGGCACCCAAAAGCGGTGTCGTTCTAAGCGATGGAACACGATGCGTTGTCGTCTCATCCGCAACTTCCGAAGTCGTTTCGTTCGACCTGCTCGATGGTCGACGATTGGATCGCCGTCCGTGGCCATACGGCGAAGTCTGGGAAGCGGCCGGCTCCCACGTGCTTGCATATCGACAACTCGACGATGAAGTTTCGCTTGAGTTGTCACTAGTCAATCCGCTGACGGATCAAGTCTTACTTAGCGAGACGACCTATTCCAGCAACGGCAGCGGACCCGATTCGACAGTGTCGTACGGACAAATTGTCGACGGTCGCTATCTCGCACTGATGCGAAGTCGCGGTGAATCGTTGCTGTGGGATTTAGTGACGGGCCAGGAAATTGGCCGACCGAAGCTGCCCGACTTCGACGACATGAAAGGTTTTCACGCGATGCGTTTGCGTGACCAGATGATCTTCCTTCCCAAACGCCAAGTTGATCGACCACGAACACAAACGGTGGAACAACTGCAAACTGCCGACGGCGCGGCGCACCAAACGGCCCATGGTGTCTACGCCGTATCGATGGATGACGGAGCAGTTCGGTGGGGCCAGGAATTTGAGAAACCGTGGGGATGCACCCTCACTCAAGCGGCCGACACACCCATCCTTCTGCTCACCCGCAGCCCGTTTACGTATTCGATCCCGAGCCGAAAGAAGTACTTGGATGTGCTGGCGTTGGATGTGCTTGACGGCAAGCCTTTGTTTGAAAAATCCGGAAAGCCGATTCTTAGCGGAAACAACGAACTGGAAGTTCGCTTGACGGTTCAAGAACCGTTGGGACAAGTGATCGCCCAAATTGGTCCCGAAATGTTGGCGTTTAAGTTTGGCTTGACCGAAAATCCAGCGTCCCAACCGT